The following coding sequences lie in one Manis javanica isolate MJ-LG chromosome X, MJ_LKY, whole genome shotgun sequence genomic window:
- the TREX2 gene encoding three prime repair exonuclease 2, producing MSESPQAKTFVFLDLEATGLPNTNPEIAELSLFAVHRSSLESPEYDESGAPVLPRVLDKLTLCMSPERPFTARASEITGLSSECLARCQKATFNGAVVRTLQAFLSRQERPICLVAHNGFDYDFPLLCAELKHLGAHLPQDTICLDTLPALRGLDRAHSHGTRAQGYKGYSLGSLFRRYFQAEPSAAHSAEGDVRSLLMVFLHRASELLVWADEQARSWAHIEPMYTPPDDLSIEA from the coding sequence ATGTCTGAGTCACCCCAGGCCAAGACCTTTGTCTTCCTGGACCTGGAAGCCACTGGGCTCCCCAATACAAACCCTGAGATCGCCGAGCTATCCCTGTTCGCTGTCCACCGCTCCTCCTTGGAGAGCCCAGAGTATGATGAATCTGGTGCCCCTGTGCTGCCCCGGGTCCTGGACAAGCTCACGCTGTGCATGAGCCCAGAGCGCCCATTCACTGCTAGGGCCAGCGAGATAACCGGCCTGAGCAGTGAGTGTCTGGCACGATGCCAGAAGGCCACCTTCAACGGCGCTGTGGTGCGGACGCTGCAGGCCTTCCTGAGCCGCCAGGAGCGCCCCATCTGCCTAGTGGCCCACAACGGCTTCGATTATGACTTTCCTTTGCTATGTGCAGAGCTGAAGCACCTGGGCGCCCACCTGCCCCAGGACACCATCTGCCTGGACACGCTGCCTGCGCTGCGGGGCCTGGACCGTGCCCACAGCCATGGCACCCGGGCCCAGGGCTACAAGGGTTACAGCCTGGGCAGCCTCTTCCGCCGCTACTTCCAGGCGGAGCCGAGTGCGGCGCACTCGGCCGAGGGAGATGTGCGCTCCCTGCTCATGGTTTTCCTGCATCGTGCCTCTGAGCTGCTCGTCTGGGCTGATGAGCAGGCCCGAAGCTGGGCCCACATTGAGCCCATGTACACGCCGCCTGATGACCTGAGCATTGAGGCCTGA